In the genome of Raphanus sativus cultivar WK10039 chromosome 4, ASM80110v3, whole genome shotgun sequence, one region contains:
- the LOC108852379 gene encoding B3 domain-containing protein At2g36080 isoform X4: protein MSINQYSSEFHYHSLMWQQQQQRHHQNEVVEEKEALFEKPLTPSDVGKLNRLVIPKQHAERYFPLAAAVVDAVEKGLLLCFEDEEGKPWRFRYSYWNSSQSYVLTKGWSRYVKEKQLDAGDVVIFHRHRADGGRFFIGWRRRGDSSSSSDSYRHLQSNAYPHAGRKLLQEMHTRREANKGRTNTSHLVPVF from the exons ATGTCAATAAACCAATATTCAAGCGAGTTCCACTACCATTCTCTCATGTGGCAACAACAGCAGCAACGCCACCACCAAAACGAAGTCGTGGAGGAGAAAGAAGCTCTTTTCGAGAAACCCTTAACCCCAAGTGACGTCGGAAAACTAAACCGCCTCGTCATCCCTAAACAGCACGCCGAGAGATACTTCCCTCTCGCCGCCGCCGTGGTAGACGCCGTGGAGAAGGGATTGCTCCTCTGCTTCGAGGACGAGGAAGGTAAGCCATGGAGATTCAGATACTCGTATTGGAATAGTAGCCAGAGTTACGTCTTGACCAAAGGATGGAGCAGATATGTTAAGGAGAAGCAACTTGACGCCGGAGACGTTGTTATCTTTCATCGCCACCGTGCTGACGGTGGAAGATTCTTCATTGGCTGGAGAAGGCGCGGCGACTCTTCATCCTCCTCCGACTCTTATCGCCATCTTCAATCCAATGCCTATCCTCATGCAG GACGTAAGCTTTTACAGGAGATGCACACCAGACGAGAAGCCAACAAGGGTAGAACAAATACTTCACATCTGGTCCCTGTGTTTTAG
- the LOC108852379 gene encoding B3 domain-containing protein At2g36080 isoform X3 — protein sequence MSINQYSSEFHYHSLMWQQQQQRHHQNEVVEEKEALFEKPLTPSDVGKLNRLVIPKQHAERYFPLAAAVVDAVEKGLLLCFEDEEGKPWRFRYSYWNSSQSYVLTKGWSRYVKEKQLDAGDVVIFHRHRADGGRFFIGWRRRGDSSSSSDSYRHLQSNAYPHAGAQAVENQRGNSKTLRLFGVNMECQIDSDCSEPSTPDGFTTCPTNHDQFSYLT from the exons ATGTCAATAAACCAATATTCAAGCGAGTTCCACTACCATTCTCTCATGTGGCAACAACAGCAGCAACGCCACCACCAAAACGAAGTCGTGGAGGAGAAAGAAGCTCTTTTCGAGAAACCCTTAACCCCAAGTGACGTCGGAAAACTAAACCGCCTCGTCATCCCTAAACAGCACGCCGAGAGATACTTCCCTCTCGCCGCCGCCGTGGTAGACGCCGTGGAGAAGGGATTGCTCCTCTGCTTCGAGGACGAGGAAGGTAAGCCATGGAGATTCAGATACTCGTATTGGAATAGTAGCCAGAGTTACGTCTTGACCAAAGGATGGAGCAGATATGTTAAGGAGAAGCAACTTGACGCCGGAGACGTTGTTATCTTTCATCGCCACCGTGCTGACGGTGGAAGATTCTTCATTGGCTGGAGAAGGCGCGGCGACTCTTCATCCTCCTCCGACTCTTATCGCCATCTTCAATCCAATGCCTATCCTCATGCAG GTGCTCAAGCGGTGGAGAACCAGAGAGGTAACTCCAAGACATTGAGACTTTTCGGAGTGAACATGGAGTGCCAGATAGATTCGGACTGTTCCGAGCCATCCACACCTGATGGTTTCACCACATGTCCAACCAATCACGACCAGTTTTCCTATCTAACCTGA
- the LOC108852379 gene encoding B3 domain-containing protein At2g36080 isoform X2 has protein sequence MSINQYSSEFHYHSLMWQQQQQRHHQNEVVEEKEALFEKPLTPSDVGKLNRLVIPKQHAERYFPLAAAVVDAVEKGLLLCFEDEEGKPWRFRYSYWNSSQSYVLTKGWSRYVKEKQLDAGDVVIFHRHRADGGRFFIGWRRRGDSSSSSDSYRHLQSNAYPHAAGAQAVENQRGNSKTLRLFGVNMECQIDSDCSEPSTPDGFTTCPTNHDQFSYLT, from the exons ATGTCAATAAACCAATATTCAAGCGAGTTCCACTACCATTCTCTCATGTGGCAACAACAGCAGCAACGCCACCACCAAAACGAAGTCGTGGAGGAGAAAGAAGCTCTTTTCGAGAAACCCTTAACCCCAAGTGACGTCGGAAAACTAAACCGCCTCGTCATCCCTAAACAGCACGCCGAGAGATACTTCCCTCTCGCCGCCGCCGTGGTAGACGCCGTGGAGAAGGGATTGCTCCTCTGCTTCGAGGACGAGGAAGGTAAGCCATGGAGATTCAGATACTCGTATTGGAATAGTAGCCAGAGTTACGTCTTGACCAAAGGATGGAGCAGATATGTTAAGGAGAAGCAACTTGACGCCGGAGACGTTGTTATCTTTCATCGCCACCGTGCTGACGGTGGAAGATTCTTCATTGGCTGGAGAAGGCGCGGCGACTCTTCATCCTCCTCCGACTCTTATCGCCATCTTCAATCCAATGCCTATCCTCATGCAG CAGGTGCTCAAGCGGTGGAGAACCAGAGAGGTAACTCCAAGACATTGAGACTTTTCGGAGTGAACATGGAGTGCCAGATAGATTCGGACTGTTCCGAGCCATCCACACCTGATGGTTTCACCACATGTCCAACCAATCACGACCAGTTTTCCTATCTAACCTGA
- the LOC108852379 gene encoding B3 domain-containing protein At2g36080 isoform X1 has translation MSINQYSSEFHYHSLMWQQQQQRHHQNEVVEEKEALFEKPLTPSDVGKLNRLVIPKQHAERYFPLAAAVVDAVEKGLLLCFEDEEGKPWRFRYSYWNSSQSYVLTKGWSRYVKEKQLDAGDVVIFHRHRADGGRFFIGWRRRGDSSSSSDSYRHLQSNAYPHAVNRIAGAQAVENQRGNSKTLRLFGVNMECQIDSDCSEPSTPDGFTTCPTNHDQFSYLT, from the exons ATGTCAATAAACCAATATTCAAGCGAGTTCCACTACCATTCTCTCATGTGGCAACAACAGCAGCAACGCCACCACCAAAACGAAGTCGTGGAGGAGAAAGAAGCTCTTTTCGAGAAACCCTTAACCCCAAGTGACGTCGGAAAACTAAACCGCCTCGTCATCCCTAAACAGCACGCCGAGAGATACTTCCCTCTCGCCGCCGCCGTGGTAGACGCCGTGGAGAAGGGATTGCTCCTCTGCTTCGAGGACGAGGAAGGTAAGCCATGGAGATTCAGATACTCGTATTGGAATAGTAGCCAGAGTTACGTCTTGACCAAAGGATGGAGCAGATATGTTAAGGAGAAGCAACTTGACGCCGGAGACGTTGTTATCTTTCATCGCCACCGTGCTGACGGTGGAAGATTCTTCATTGGCTGGAGAAGGCGCGGCGACTCTTCATCCTCCTCCGACTCTTATCGCCATCTTCAATCCAATGCCTATCCTCATGCAG TTAACCGGATAGCAGGTGCTCAAGCGGTGGAGAACCAGAGAGGTAACTCCAAGACATTGAGACTTTTCGGAGTGAACATGGAGTGCCAGATAGATTCGGACTGTTCCGAGCCATCCACACCTGATGGTTTCACCACATGTCCAACCAATCACGACCAGTTTTCCTATCTAACCTGA
- the LOC108851881 gene encoding probable F-box protein At2g36090 — protein MAGFSSTVTNLISTVHHDIIEANILTRLDGPTLASVSCASSHLHELASNELLWSKLRRSTWPSTATFSSSDEDSRHFFSDAYSVLDTAAPVSDPDRPFPELISAVDVRYRGKLILSRVVKTETTTAWFRSSPLRIDLVDPKDPVPTPIERGRWTEDTCRDLEQGLSLSWIAIDPTGKRAADLSSHRPVSAQRNWLSGGAEAKFATVVGSVECVITVVTCGEEEVHVKEVSLRVEKMEGTHLNGKDSLVILRSVMEGKRGNGRRREMESKRRHEEFMEKRREMKEKRMKVELVFDVLTVAVGILGFVSLAGFYIWSR, from the coding sequence ATGGCTGGCTTCTCCTCCACCGTAACGAACTTAATCTCCACCGTCCATCACGACATCATAGAGGCTAACATCCTGACACGTCTCGACGGACCAACCCTAGCCTCCGTCTCCTGCGCCTCCTCACACCTCCACGAGCTCGCTTCGAACGAGCTCCTCTGGTCCAAACTCCGCCGCTCCACGTGGCCTTCCACCGCCACCTTCTCCTCCTCCGACGAAGATTCCCGCCATTTTTTCTCCGACGCCTACTCCGTCCTCGACACCGCCGCTCCAGTTTCCGATCCCGACCGTCCGTTCCCGGAGCTGATCTCCGCCGTGGACGTACGCTACAGAGGGAAACTGATTCTGAGCAGAGTCGTGAAGACGGAGACGACGACGGCGTGGTTCCGCAGCTCGCCTCTGAGGATCGATCTCGTGGATCCGAAGGATCCGGTGCCGACGCCGATCGAGCGAGGGCGGTGGACGGAGGACACGTGTCGTGATCTAGAGCAGGGACTGAGTCTGAGCTGGATTGCGATCGATCCCACCGGAAAACGAGCGGCGGATCTGTCGAGCCACCGGCCGGTGTCTGCGCAGAGGAACTGGCTGAGCGGTGGAGCGGAGGCGAAATTCGCGACGGTGGTGGGGTCGGTGGAGTGTGTGATCACGGTGGTCACGTGCGGGGAGGAGGAGGTGCACGTGAAGGAGGTGAGTCTCAGGGtggagaagatggagggaacGCATTTGAACGGGAAGGACAGTTTGGTCATTTTGAGGAGTGTGATGGAGGGTAAAAGAGGAAATGGAAGAAGGAGGGAAATGGAGTCAAAAAGGAGACACGAAGAGTTTAtggagaagaggagagagatgAAAGAGAAGAGGATGAAGGTGGAATTGGTATTTGATGTTTTAACGGTAGCTGTCGGAATTTTAGGTTTTGTATCGCTTGCTGGGTTTTATATTTGGTCTCGGTGA
- the LOC108850961 gene encoding casparian strip membrane protein 1-like, whose protein sequence is MPTSLQVTFLLTLIVSSKPIECGIVRNNNSSSWKKLAKESTTIDVGESSTMTKSRSHVVADDKKKSFVSATTRGGYKRGLAIFDFLLRLAAIVTTITASSVMYTAEETLPFFTQFLQFQAGYDDFATFQFFVIAIAIVASYLVLSLPFSIVTIVRPLSTLPRLILLISDTVVVTLTTSATAATTAIVYLAHNGNPNANWLPICQQFGDFCQATSSAVVAASIGIVFFILLIIISAIALKRH, encoded by the exons ATGCCAACTTCATTACAGGTCACATTTCTTTTGACTTTAATTGTTAGCTCAAAGCCAATCGAGTGCGGAATAGTAAGGAACAACAACTCCTCTTCTTGGA AGAAACTGGCGAAAGAGTCTACCACCATTGACGTTGGCGAGTCGAGTACCATGACCAAAAGTAGAAGCCATGTCGTGGCGGACGACAAGAAGAAGAGCTTTGTGTCAGCCACCACAAGAGGCGGCTACAAGAGAGGTTTGGCCATATTCGATTTCCTCCTCCGTTTGGCGGCCATTGTAACCACTATCACGGCTTCCTCTGTAATGTACACAGCCGAGGAGACTCTTCCCTTCTTTACTCAATTCTTACAGTTCCAAGCCGGTTACGATGACTTTGCCACATTTCA GTTCTTTGTGATAGCCATAGCCATCGTCGCCAGCTATCTCGTCCTTTCACTTCCTTTTTCCATCGTAACTATTGTTCGTCCACTTTCCACCTTGCCCCGGCTGATCCTCCTTATCTCTGACACC GTGGTCGTGACGCTTACCACATCAGCGACGGCTGCGACAACTGCAATTGTCTACCTTGCACATAACGGCAACCCAAACGCCAATTGGCTCCCCATTTGTCAGCAGTTTGGAGACTTCTGCCAGGCCACGAGTAGTGCTGTTGTGGCCGCTTCTATTGGAATTGTCTTCTTCATCcttctcatcatcatctcaGCCATTGCTCTAAAAAGacattga
- the LOC108852781 gene encoding casparian strip membrane protein 1-like isoform X2 — translation MAKESTTIDVGEPSKVTKSTSHVVVEEKTKKGFVAAAAGGGYKRGLAIFDFLLRLAAIGITIGASSVMFTAEETLPFFTQFLQFQAGYDDFPTFQFFVIAIAIVASYLVLSLPFSIVTILRPLAVVPRLILLIADTVVLTLTTSAAAAAASIVYLAHNGNANTNWLPICQQFGDFCQTTSTAVVAASISVVFFVLLIIISAIALKSH, via the exons ATGGCGAAAGAATCCACCACCATTGACGTCGGCGAGCCGAGCAAAGTGACCAAAAGTACAAGCCATGTCGTAGTGGaggagaagacgaagaagggCTTTGTGGCAGCCGCTGCAGGAGGTGGCTACAAGAGAGGTTTGGCCATATTCGATTTCCTCCTCCGTTTGGCAGCCATAGGAATCACCATCGGGGCTTCCTCTGTCATGTTCACCGCCGAGGAGACACTTCCCTTCTTTACTCAGTTCTTACAGTTCCAAGCCGGTTACGATGATTTTCCCACATTTCA GTTCTTTGTGATAGCAATAGCCATCGTTGCCAGCTATCTCGTCCTTTCACTACCCTTCTCCATCGTAACTATTCTCCGTCCACTTGCGGTTGTACCCCGGCTCATCCTCCTCATTGCTGACACC GTGGTTTTAACGCTTACCACATCAGCAGCTGCTGCAGCTGCATCAATTGTCTACCTTGCACATAACGGCAACGCAAACACCAATTGGCTCCCCATTTGTCAGCAATTTGGAGACTTCTGCCAAACCACAAGTACTGCAGTTGTAGCCGCCTCTATCTCGGTTGTCTTCTTCGTCCTTCTCATAATCATCTCAGCCATTGCCCTAAAGAGTCATTGA
- the LOC108852781 gene encoding casparian strip membrane protein 1-like isoform X1: protein MAKESTTIDVGEPSKVTKSTSHVVVEEKTKKGFVAAAAGGGYKRGLAIFDFLLRLAAIGITIGASSVMFTAEETLPFFTQFLQFQAGYDDFPTFQFFVIAIAIVASYLVLSLPFSIVTILRPLAVVPRLILLIADTVIFPFHISTLFIYYLNLIHLFNYECFKVVLTLTTSAAAAAASIVYLAHNGNANTNWLPICQQFGDFCQTTSTAVVAASISVVFFVLLIIISAIALKSH from the exons ATGGCGAAAGAATCCACCACCATTGACGTCGGCGAGCCGAGCAAAGTGACCAAAAGTACAAGCCATGTCGTAGTGGaggagaagacgaagaagggCTTTGTGGCAGCCGCTGCAGGAGGTGGCTACAAGAGAGGTTTGGCCATATTCGATTTCCTCCTCCGTTTGGCAGCCATAGGAATCACCATCGGGGCTTCCTCTGTCATGTTCACCGCCGAGGAGACACTTCCCTTCTTTACTCAGTTCTTACAGTTCCAAGCCGGTTACGATGATTTTCCCACATTTCA GTTCTTTGTGATAGCAATAGCCATCGTTGCCAGCTATCTCGTCCTTTCACTACCCTTCTCCATCGTAACTATTCTCCGTCCACTTGCGGTTGTACCCCGGCTCATCCTCCTCATTGCTGACACCGTAATTTTCCCTTTTCATATAtccactttatttatttattatcttaatttaatTCATTTGTTTAATTATGAATGTTTCAAGGTGGTTTTAACGCTTACCACATCAGCAGCTGCTGCAGCTGCATCAATTGTCTACCTTGCACATAACGGCAACGCAAACACCAATTGGCTCCCCATTTGTCAGCAATTTGGAGACTTCTGCCAAACCACAAGTACTGCAGTTGTAGCCGCCTCTATCTCGGTTGTCTTCTTCGTCCTTCTCATAATCATCTCAGCCATTGCCCTAAAGAGTCATTGA